From Posidoniimonas polymericola, the proteins below share one genomic window:
- a CDS encoding sialate O-acetylesterase, whose product MAFEMKTLCLAWLVVLEFGVSLNAAENHLLILSGQSNMERLDPGLSFTPTVEAAFGRERVVVVKDAQSGQPIRRWYKGWKPAHGAPPGSTGDLYDRLMQQVHEAIQERRFDTVTLVWMQGERDAKEQHGEVYAESLRGLVDQLSKDLGRDHVNLVIGRLSDFDLSNTRYRHWTVVRDAQVEVAESDPHAAWVDTDDLNDGLSKKGKLLKNDLHYTPDGYKILGERFAEQAIKLIQEEPQP is encoded by the coding sequence ATGGCATTCGAAATGAAGACGCTGTGCCTTGCGTGGCTTGTAGTTCTTGAGTTTGGCGTATCACTGAACGCGGCCGAGAATCACCTGCTTATCCTTTCCGGCCAGTCGAACATGGAAAGGCTCGACCCGGGCCTGAGCTTCACGCCAACAGTCGAAGCCGCTTTCGGCAGGGAACGCGTCGTTGTCGTAAAGGACGCCCAAAGCGGGCAGCCGATCCGTCGATGGTATAAGGGGTGGAAGCCCGCTCACGGCGCCCCTCCAGGTTCAACTGGCGACCTCTACGACCGGTTGATGCAGCAGGTTCACGAAGCGATCCAGGAGCGGCGTTTCGATACCGTTACGCTTGTGTGGATGCAGGGTGAGCGGGACGCCAAAGAGCAGCATGGCGAGGTCTACGCGGAGAGCCTCAGGGGGCTGGTCGATCAGCTATCCAAGGACCTCGGGCGAGACCACGTCAATCTTGTGATCGGACGGCTTAGTGACTTTGACCTGAGCAACACAAGGTACCGGCACTGGACGGTCGTTCGAGATGCTCAAGTAGAGGTTGCCGAAAGCGACCCACACGCAGCGTGGGTCGATACGGACGACCTGAACGACGGCCTGAGCAAGAAGGGCAAGCTGCTCAAGAACGACCTGCACTACACGCCCGACGGGTACAAGATCCTGGGCGAGCGGTTTGCGGAGCAAGCGATCAAGCTCATTCAGGAAGAGCCCCAGCCCTAA
- a CDS encoding alkaline phosphatase D family protein, whose translation MYKAVVLSLVSLALTNGSLAPRACAEAIVEEPIYEVTIGQAHQGSLKFDTLLLDSYGRPSDPQREFYLAARKILTTSVNTSPWDPRIVQAAQEQELPLISGPMLGNLTSSGVTVWVRPARLDSLNVQVRPRGGEERVFTAAADRPGAATRIDLTGLPPDTPHEYRILSGSGRELGNGAFRTAPAPDAAETVRIGFGSCFHKIGVQNPNLMRRVAERGNHAVLLLGDLAVDDRDADLNLHQADYLLRDASKAWRAFSASIPIYASWDDHDYLNNDKSGLQEGQIDDAQRDALRKLWEENWANPPTTVEGRGIYFNTVIGGVEVIMLDTRSCRRWDLRNQRGSYLGDAQKQWLLRTLKASTAKFIVLTSGTMWSDCMSKGKDSWGTWDTQEREELFGFIEANGIGGVVLLSGDRHGARGFRIERPSGFTFYEFEAATLGGVPGPEAFAPDASTQIFGYAAGLKAFGELEFNLGKPDPELTFCLVDEQGEELEKHTLTRSQMTPK comes from the coding sequence ATGTACAAGGCAGTCGTTCTGTCGTTGGTCTCACTCGCGCTGACTAACGGATCGCTTGCCCCGCGGGCTTGTGCTGAAGCGATTGTCGAAGAGCCGATCTACGAGGTGACGATCGGCCAGGCCCATCAGGGCTCACTCAAGTTCGATACGCTGCTGCTGGACAGCTACGGGCGGCCTTCTGATCCGCAGCGAGAGTTCTACCTCGCCGCTCGAAAGATCCTTACCACCTCGGTCAACACAAGCCCGTGGGATCCGCGGATCGTTCAGGCGGCTCAGGAGCAAGAACTGCCGCTGATCAGCGGCCCTATGCTGGGCAATCTAACTTCGAGCGGCGTGACGGTTTGGGTGCGGCCCGCCCGACTCGACTCGTTGAACGTGCAGGTTCGCCCGAGAGGCGGAGAAGAGCGGGTCTTCACCGCCGCCGCCGACCGTCCCGGTGCGGCCACGCGAATCGACCTAACCGGACTGCCTCCCGACACGCCGCACGAGTACCGGATCCTGAGCGGCTCTGGTCGGGAGTTGGGCAACGGCGCCTTCCGCACGGCCCCTGCTCCGGACGCCGCTGAAACGGTTCGCATCGGATTCGGGTCGTGCTTCCACAAGATTGGCGTTCAGAACCCGAACCTCATGCGGCGGGTCGCCGAGCGAGGCAACCACGCCGTGCTCTTGCTCGGCGACCTGGCAGTCGACGATCGCGACGCGGATCTCAATCTGCATCAGGCAGACTACCTGCTTCGGGACGCCTCGAAGGCGTGGCGGGCGTTCTCGGCCAGCATCCCAATCTACGCGAGTTGGGACGATCACGACTACCTAAACAACGACAAGTCCGGGCTGCAGGAGGGCCAGATTGACGACGCTCAGCGCGACGCTCTACGCAAGCTCTGGGAGGAGAACTGGGCCAACCCGCCCACCACCGTCGAGGGTCGAGGAATCTACTTCAACACGGTCATCGGCGGAGTTGAGGTGATTATGCTCGACACCCGCTCCTGCAGGCGTTGGGATCTGCGGAATCAACGAGGCTCCTACCTTGGCGATGCCCAGAAACAGTGGCTGCTGAGAACGCTAAAAGCCTCCACCGCCAAGTTCATTGTCCTGACGAGCGGCACGATGTGGAGCGACTGCATGTCGAAGGGCAAGGACTCTTGGGGGACGTGGGATACGCAGGAGCGGGAAGAGCTGTTCGGGTTCATCGAAGCGAACGGCATCGGCGGGGTCGTGCTGCTGAGCGGCGACCGGCACGGGGCCCGCGGGTTCCGGATCGAACGGCCCTCGGGGTTCACCTTCTACGAGTTCGAGGCCGCCACGCTGGGCGGCGTCCCCGGCCCGGAGGCCTTTGCCCCGGACGCGTCGACGCAGATCTTCGGCTACGCCGCCGGCCTGAAGGCGTTCGGCGAGCTCGAGTTCAACCTTGGGAAGCCCGATCCGGAGCTGACCTTCTGCCTGGTCGACGAGCAGGGCGAGGAACTCGAGAAGCACACCCTCACCCGCTCGCAGATGACGCCCAAGTAG
- a CDS encoding RNA polymerase sigma factor, translated as MAIDAKQLFEILVRENADMLIAYLRAAVRDAAVADDLFQETMLTAWRRLEDYDRARAFGPWLRGIAAKLILAHYRASVRVAAPHEPAVLEHLGQRLDQIHTLQGDAFNDKLDALRKCVDALPDKYGAAVRMRYHRELGLAEIGEQLQLTAEAVKKRLQRAKARLTDCVERKLAVAEGA; from the coding sequence TTGGCCATCGACGCGAAGCAGCTGTTTGAGATCCTCGTGCGTGAGAACGCCGACATGCTCATTGCGTACCTGCGGGCCGCGGTGCGGGACGCCGCGGTCGCCGATGACCTCTTCCAAGAGACCATGCTCACCGCCTGGCGGCGCCTCGAGGACTACGACCGCGCCCGGGCCTTTGGTCCCTGGCTACGCGGCATCGCCGCCAAGCTGATCCTCGCCCACTACCGAGCCTCGGTGCGCGTCGCGGCTCCGCACGAGCCGGCGGTGCTCGAGCACCTCGGGCAGCGGCTCGACCAGATCCACACGCTCCAGGGCGATGCGTTCAATGACAAGCTCGACGCACTCCGCAAGTGTGTTGACGCGTTGCCGGACAAGTACGGCGCGGCGGTGCGGATGCGGTACCACCGCGAGCTCGGCCTCGCAGAGATCGGCGAACAGCTGCAGCTCACCGCCGAGGCGGTCAAGAAACGGCTGCAGCGGGCAAAGGCCCGGCTGACCGACTGCGTTGAGCGTAAGCTGGCCGTAGCGGAGGGCGCCTGA
- a CDS encoding DUF1559 domain-containing protein yields the protein MFGANKRHQRGFTLVELLVVIAIIGVLIALLLPAVQSAREAARRMSCTNSLKNIALACLNYESANGTLPPGSVNTSAKQTSGLGWPVHILPYVEEASVSKEAIDRYTAAPDAYGSNMDALNMLLLPMYLCPSDPELANQQEKYGNAARKGMSYAGVSGSYYARTNQCPTLREPDHYCVSQDLSFLGPNNYDGLIVMDWKIKLAKATDGLSKTFMIGERTYQIRAWMIGAYWNGNTIPPNPGGRRGSAEFTPTGPQPTAACFAMKNLSDVYLLNHDPLTAAYAGHDNNAGDRPAILPDTPKTIAVNDLPFASQHTGGVNFCYGDGSVHFVQENIDVPVYLALGSRNGGETVSE from the coding sequence ATGTTTGGCGCCAACAAACGACACCAACGTGGATTCACGCTCGTCGAGCTGCTGGTGGTGATCGCCATCATCGGCGTGTTGATTGCCCTGCTGCTGCCGGCAGTCCAGTCGGCCCGCGAGGCTGCCCGCCGGATGAGCTGCACCAACAGTCTTAAGAACATCGCGCTTGCATGTTTGAACTACGAGTCGGCCAACGGGACGCTTCCGCCCGGCAGCGTCAACACTTCGGCCAAACAGACCAGCGGCCTAGGCTGGCCAGTGCACATCCTGCCCTACGTTGAAGAGGCGTCCGTCAGCAAAGAGGCGATCGACCGCTACACGGCCGCGCCGGACGCCTACGGCAGCAATATGGACGCACTCAACATGCTGTTGCTGCCAATGTACCTCTGCCCGTCGGACCCGGAGTTGGCGAACCAGCAGGAGAAGTACGGCAACGCGGCCCGCAAGGGGATGAGCTACGCGGGCGTCTCGGGTTCCTACTACGCCCGGACCAACCAGTGCCCCACACTCCGCGAGCCCGACCATTACTGTGTCAGCCAAGACCTGTCATTCTTGGGCCCTAATAACTACGACGGCCTGATCGTCATGGACTGGAAGATCAAGCTCGCCAAGGCGACCGACGGTCTCAGCAAGACCTTCATGATCGGCGAGCGGACGTACCAAATCCGCGCATGGATGATCGGAGCCTACTGGAACGGCAATACAATCCCGCCGAACCCGGGTGGGCGACGCGGCAGTGCTGAGTTTACCCCGACGGGGCCGCAGCCCACGGCCGCTTGCTTCGCGATGAAGAATCTCAGCGACGTGTACTTGCTTAACCACGACCCGCTCACCGCCGCCTACGCGGGCCACGACAACAACGCCGGCGACCGCCCCGCGATCCTGCCCGACACGCCGAAAACCATCGCGGTGAACGACCTGCCCTTCGCGAGCCAGCACACCGGCGGCGTAAACTTCTGCTACGGCGATGGCAGCGTTCACTTTGTCCAAGAGAACATCGACGTGCCCGTCTACCTCGCCCTGGGCTCCCGCAACGGCGGCGAGACCGTTTCCGAATAG
- the cysK gene encoding cysteine synthase A: MPRNRTYDNAATCIGDTPMIKINRLVPEGHATVFAKCEFFQPLNSVKDRIGAAMIEAGERDGKINADTHIIEPTSGNTGIALAFVCAAKGYKLTLTMPESMSLERRALLRAMGADLVLTPAAEGMKGAINKATEMAAEGDNTFLPQQFENPANPAIHEATTGPEIWEDSGHDIDAIVAGVGTGGTITGASRYLKGQNPAFKAIAVEPEDSPVISGGDPGPHKIQGIGAGFIPKNLDTSIVDEVIKVSNEEAFLWARRLAKEEGIMAGISSGANMCAAAKLAARPEMAGKRIVTIMCSLGERYLSTPLFEGLTG, encoded by the coding sequence ATGCCACGCAATCGCACTTACGACAACGCCGCCACTTGCATCGGCGACACGCCGATGATCAAGATCAACCGGCTGGTGCCCGAGGGCCACGCCACGGTGTTCGCCAAGTGCGAGTTCTTCCAGCCACTCAACAGCGTCAAGGACCGTATCGGCGCCGCGATGATCGAGGCCGGCGAGCGGGACGGCAAGATCAACGCCGACACCCACATCATCGAGCCGACCAGCGGCAACACGGGCATCGCGTTAGCATTTGTCTGCGCCGCCAAGGGCTACAAGCTGACCCTGACCATGCCGGAGTCGATGTCGCTCGAGCGGCGGGCGCTGCTCCGCGCGATGGGCGCCGACCTGGTGCTGACCCCGGCGGCCGAGGGCATGAAGGGCGCCATCAACAAGGCCACCGAGATGGCGGCCGAGGGCGACAACACCTTCCTGCCGCAGCAGTTCGAGAACCCCGCCAACCCGGCGATCCACGAGGCCACCACCGGCCCCGAGATCTGGGAAGACAGCGGCCACGACATCGACGCCATCGTGGCGGGCGTGGGCACCGGCGGGACCATCACCGGCGCCAGCCGGTACCTGAAGGGCCAGAACCCGGCCTTTAAGGCGATCGCGGTCGAGCCGGAAGACTCGCCCGTCATCTCCGGCGGCGACCCCGGCCCGCACAAGATCCAGGGAATCGGCGCCGGCTTCATCCCCAAGAACCTCGACACCTCGATCGTCGACGAGGTCATCAAGGTCAGCAACGAGGAGGCGTTCCTGTGGGCCCGCCGCCTGGCCAAGGAAGAGGGCATCATGGCGGGCATCTCGAGCGGCGCCAACATGTGCGCCGCCGCCAAGCTGGCCGCCCGCCCCGAGATGGCCGGCAAGCGGATCGTCACGATCATGTGCAGCCTCGGCGAGCGGTACCTGTCGACCCCGCTGTTTGAGGGGCTGACGGGCTAA
- the lipA gene encoding lipoyl synthase gives MNTTPEASPRPRLPEWLRRQPPNGGGLPIYNKTLNVVQANALHTVCEEARCPNLNECWASGDATFMVAGKECTRGCRFCSVQTLKAPEPPDADEPQTLAAAVERMNLAHVVITVVNRDDLPDGGAEHYRACVAAVHERCPQTTIELLGSDLGGDEAALEHLLVGSPLSVFAHNVECVERLDKHVRDPRASFERSLAILRGAKRIRPDMITKSSLMVGLGETDDEIVDAMRRLREVDVDLVTLGQYLAPGRPGERFVEVDRYVPPATFDAWADAARELGFKGVASGPLVRSSYKAGDLLRKASA, from the coding sequence GTGAACACTACACCAGAAGCGTCGCCCCGCCCGCGACTCCCCGAGTGGCTCCGCCGGCAGCCCCCTAATGGCGGCGGCCTGCCGATCTACAACAAGACACTCAACGTGGTGCAGGCCAACGCGCTGCACACGGTCTGCGAGGAAGCCCGCTGCCCCAACCTCAACGAGTGCTGGGCCAGCGGCGACGCGACCTTCATGGTCGCCGGCAAGGAGTGCACCCGCGGCTGCAGGTTCTGCTCGGTGCAGACGCTCAAGGCGCCCGAGCCGCCCGATGCCGACGAGCCGCAGACCCTGGCCGCCGCGGTCGAGCGGATGAACCTGGCTCATGTCGTGATTACGGTGGTCAACCGCGACGACCTGCCCGACGGCGGCGCCGAGCACTACCGGGCGTGCGTCGCGGCGGTGCACGAGCGCTGCCCCCAGACCACGATCGAGCTCTTGGGGAGCGACCTCGGCGGCGACGAGGCCGCGCTAGAACACTTGCTGGTCGGCTCGCCGCTCTCGGTCTTTGCCCACAACGTGGAGTGCGTCGAGCGGCTCGACAAGCACGTCCGCGACCCGCGGGCGTCGTTCGAGCGGAGCCTGGCGATCCTCCGCGGCGCCAAGCGGATCCGGCCCGACATGATCACCAAGAGCAGCCTGATGGTCGGCCTCGGCGAGACCGACGACGAGATCGTCGACGCCATGCGGCGGCTGCGGGAGGTCGACGTCGACCTCGTGACGCTCGGCCAGTACCTGGCCCCCGGCCGGCCCGGCGAGCGGTTTGTCGAGGTCGACCGCTACGTGCCGCCCGCCACCTTCGACGCCTGGGCCGACGCCGCCCGCGAGTTGGGCTTCAAGGGGGTCGCCTCCGGCCCGCTGGTC